In Miniphocaeibacter halophilus, the following proteins share a genomic window:
- a CDS encoding TOBE domain-containing protein, which yields MKLSARNQLKGKIVEIEKGAVNGIVKIDIGGGNIVSSTISMSAIKELNLEVGKEAYAIIKATSVMVGID from the coding sequence ATGAAGTTAAGTGCAAGAAATCAATTAAAGGGAAAAATAGTAGAAATAGAAAAAGGTGCCGTAAATGGAATTGTAAAAATTGATATTGGTGGGGGAAATATTGTTTCTTCAACAATTTCCATGAGTGCAATTAAGGAGCTAAATTTAGAAGTAGGAAAAGAAGCTTATGCTATTATTAAGGCAACTTCTGTTATGGTAGGAATTGATTAA